Genomic segment of Oscillospiraceae bacterium:
CAAAAAAATTGTAGAAGCTCCTGACGATTTCAACTGTTATAAAATTGACGCAAAGGCTCTTGATATGTCAGAGCTTACCGATATTTGCGAAAGCTATCCCCTTACCTGTGACAAAAAAGCGGTAATTATAAGTGATTTAAATATAGCTAAGCTTTCAAAGTCTGATTTTGATTTTTTCTGCAAGCTTTTGAATGAGCTTCCCGAATATACCGTTATTATTATATATGAGCAAACCCTGGAAATTGACGAAAAAAGTGCAATTTTCAAGGCTTTTTACCAAGAAGCTACCAAAGCAAACGGGCTTTTCTGTCATTTTAAAAAGCAGTCTGAAGGAGACCTTGCTTCCTGGTGCTCCCGTCAATTCAAGGCTCACAATAAAATTATCAGTTCAAAGCTTATTTATTATTTACTCTCTCTTTGCGATAACAGTATGACAACTTTGAAAACTGAAATTCAAAAGCTATGCTCCTACTGTGTTACCGAAGAAATAACCAAGCAGCAAATAGATGCAGT
This window contains:
- the holA gene encoding DNA polymerase III subunit delta yields the protein MSFEILKKELKENKLRSCYFFYGEEQYLKNYYLQTLIKKIVEAPDDFNCYKIDAKALDMSELTDICESYPLTCDKKAVIISDLNIAKLSKSDFDFFCKLLNELPEYTVIIIYEQTLEIDEKSAIFKAFYQEATKANGLFCHFKKQSEGDLASWCSRQFKAHNKIISSKLIYYLLSLCDNSMTTLKTEIQKLCSYCVTEEITKQQIDAVITKTVDARVFDLTDAVIKNNTEAVFMITDELFAQAIEPTLIAGTVFSFFIRLYKVKTALVKGMSKNDIISNLGIAEYPATICIQQCRGISQQALKECLLCCQKADMALKSSKMNNRTVIERLLGEILLVKDR